One region of Desulfovibrio sp. JC010 genomic DNA includes:
- a CDS encoding ferredoxin, with amino-acid sequence MAKKVVIDQDECIGCETCVELCPEVFALDSEGEKAEVIKEDAVDLDCVEEAIDSCPVECIVIE; translated from the coding sequence ATGGCTAAGAAAGTAGTAATTGATCAGGATGAGTGTATTGGTTGCGAAACCTGTGTGGAGCTTTGTCCGGAAGTCTTTGCCCTTGATTCCGAAGGTGAGAAGGCGGAAGTGATCAAAGAGGATGCTGTTGATCTCGACTGTGTGGAGGAAGCAATTGATTCCTGCCCGGTGGAGTGTATTGTTATTGAATAG
- the fliJ gene encoding flagellar export protein FliJ gives MAKPFVFKLEKVLEFREQAEEQAKLALAEALRLHQEAKKKLWAVEELVVAHRKTRSENRTADEVWLWQQYDMALQEDLVAAQNRLKQLALNLQKCRAEAVKKSKDRKLLEKLKENQAKKYHEEESLKEQKEYDEMATIRFKPENF, from the coding sequence ATGGCCAAGCCTTTTGTATTCAAGCTTGAAAAGGTTCTGGAGTTCAGGGAACAGGCGGAAGAGCAGGCCAAGCTTGCTCTTGCGGAAGCCCTGCGCCTGCATCAGGAGGCCAAGAAAAAACTCTGGGCTGTTGAAGAATTGGTCGTCGCCCACCGCAAGACCAGATCCGAAAACCGTACTGCAGACGAAGTCTGGCTTTGGCAGCAGTATGATATGGCCCTGCAGGAGGATCTTGTTGCTGCTCAGAACCGCCTCAAACAGTTGGCCCTTAATTTGCAAAAGTGTCGTGCAGAAGCTGTGAAAAAGTCAAAAGATCGTAAACTGCTCGAAAAGCTAAAAGAGAATCAGGCGAAGAAATATCATGAAGAAGAAAGTCTCAAAGAACAAAAAGAGTACGACGAAATGGCAACAATTCGCTTCAAACCTGAAAATTTCTAA
- a CDS encoding methyl-accepting chemotaxis protein, translated as MKIRTRMIMAIVLPMIISVAVVMFTVSVQFDSTAEESYRKTASQELKLINSYITEILNKAENVSRFVAGLDETKTAMGKWTKYFELDRTTKPAELATDQSEIMVNRLANDLMKANPAFAYVYMGFEDGGYTQDGTEAMTNDYDPRKRPWYKEGKNSPTESTLLSAYITTQGIPNIGYVTKIKDSRGSFIGVSAVDISLGGLTKIINNLKIGETGFVVLVQGDGTILADPKTPKNNFKKIDEIDNPALKVAYNSKEDWLGDLEFQGMKFSAEVYRSKETGWTMIAFIPHAEIYAASKEANLTMLLIAVVAALVFGALGAVLVNSRLVRPIHAMGEFARQIAAGNYKAEPEDVSYRAELKELLNNLQAMTGELVKTISLADEKTREAEDKTVQAERALAEAEEATRRAESAKREGMMQAAGQLEEIVERISSSSTQLSANIEESRSGSGMQRERAAENATAMEEMNATVLEVAANASRSSEEAERAKSEAGRGSEIVDKVVTAVGNLKNESEKLGNEMGQLGEKAESISSVMSVITDIADQTNLLALNAAIEAARAGEAGRGFAVVADEVRKLAEKTVSATSEVGGAIGSIQQSSRNSINTMAETAEMVDSTTVLVNEAGEALTSILDIIELVAEQVRSIATAAEEQSAASEEINMSTSEINRIADENFNAMEQSADAMANLAELSNMLNNLIDDLKNS; from the coding sequence GTGAAGATTAGAACAAGAATGATTATGGCTATTGTGCTGCCCATGATAATTTCTGTTGCAGTGGTGATGTTTACCGTTTCAGTGCAGTTCGACAGTACTGCCGAAGAGTCATACCGTAAAACGGCCAGTCAAGAACTCAAGCTCATCAACAGTTACATAACTGAAATTTTGAATAAGGCTGAAAATGTCAGCAGATTCGTGGCCGGACTGGATGAAACAAAGACGGCCATGGGTAAATGGACAAAATATTTTGAGCTGGACAGAACCACAAAGCCTGCCGAGCTGGCAACTGATCAAAGTGAAATTATGGTTAACCGTCTTGCCAATGATTTAATGAAAGCTAATCCGGCTTTTGCCTACGTCTATATGGGTTTTGAAGACGGCGGATATACGCAGGACGGAACAGAGGCTATGACAAATGATTATGATCCGCGCAAACGTCCCTGGTATAAAGAGGGGAAAAATTCACCTACCGAATCCACTCTCCTTTCCGCATATATAACCACTCAGGGAATTCCCAATATCGGATACGTAACAAAGATTAAGGACAGTCGCGGGAGCTTTATCGGGGTTTCCGCTGTTGATATCTCTCTTGGTGGTCTGACCAAAATCATCAACAATCTTAAGATCGGCGAAACCGGTTTTGTTGTTCTGGTACAGGGAGACGGAACAATTCTGGCTGACCCCAAAACTCCGAAGAATAATTTTAAGAAAATTGATGAAATTGATAATCCGGCCTTGAAAGTTGCTTACAATTCCAAGGAGGATTGGCTGGGCGATCTTGAGTTTCAGGGAATGAAATTTTCGGCAGAAGTCTATCGTTCCAAAGAGACCGGCTGGACCATGATCGCTTTTATTCCCCATGCCGAAATTTATGCTGCATCCAAGGAAGCCAACCTGACTATGTTGCTTATTGCCGTAGTTGCAGCTCTGGTTTTCGGGGCCCTTGGTGCGGTGCTGGTTAACAGCAGGCTGGTACGGCCTATACACGCCATGGGCGAGTTCGCCAGACAAATTGCCGCAGGTAACTACAAAGCAGAGCCGGAAGATGTTTCATACCGGGCCGAATTGAAGGAGCTTTTGAATAACCTGCAAGCCATGACCGGAGAGCTGGTGAAGACAATTTCCCTTGCTGACGAAAAGACCCGCGAGGCGGAAGACAAGACTGTGCAGGCCGAAAGGGCTCTTGCAGAGGCCGAAGAAGCTACCCGCCGGGCCGAGAGCGCCAAGCGCGAGGGTATGATGCAGGCCGCCGGGCAGCTGGAGGAGATCGTGGAACGTATTTCATCCTCATCCACCCAGCTTTCCGCCAATATTGAGGAATCAAGGAGCGGTTCGGGAATGCAGCGCGAACGGGCAGCTGAAAATGCTACAGCCATGGAAGAGATGAATGCCACCGTTCTTGAAGTGGCAGCCAATGCTTCCAGAAGTTCGGAAGAAGCCGAGCGGGCCAAGAGTGAAGCCGGGCGTGGTTCGGAGATTGTGGATAAGGTTGTGACCGCTGTGGGTAACCTTAAAAACGAATCTGAAAAGCTGGGTAATGAAATGGGCCAGTTGGGCGAAAAGGCTGAATCCATCAGCAGTGTCATGAGCGTGATCACCGATATCGCGGACCAGACCAACCTGCTGGCTTTGAATGCGGCCATTGAAGCGGCTAGGGCCGGGGAAGCAGGACGCGGATTCGCAGTTGTTGCCGATGAAGTCCGCAAGCTTGCCGAGAAGACCGTGAGTGCTACTTCCGAAGTTGGCGGTGCTATCGGCTCTATTCAGCAGTCATCACGGAATTCTATCAATACCATGGCCGAGACTGCGGAAATGGTTGATTCCACCACCGTTCTGGTTAATGAGGCCGGGGAAGCACTGACCTCCATCCTTGATATCATTGAACTGGTAGCGGAGCAGGTTCGTTCTATCGCTACAGCTGCGGAAGAGCAGAGTGCCGCTTCCGAAGAGATCAATATGTCCACCTCGGAAATCAACCGTATTGCGGATGAAAACTTTAACGCCATGGAACAGTCGGCAGATGCCATGGCCAATCTTGCCGAGCTTTCCAATATGCTCAACAACCTGATTGATGATTTAAAGAACTCGTAA
- a CDS encoding branched-chain amino acid ABC transporter substrate-binding protein, which translates to MKRSIMTAMLVAAILMLSAGMVFAKTLKVGTMGPLTGPYAADGNDIKNGVLTAVEVVKANGGIPGFDEIEVLPQDTACEPRQAVATANKLINEEANAVVGSYCSSATLPASEVLDEESIIMITPASTNEKVTSRGLPYMFRMCGRDDDQGAIALKFMQDKLGAKSVYIVDDKTAYSQGLADGVEKMCKAAGIKVLGHEHVNQGDKDFSAILTKVKNTNPDVFYMSMQNSATGALMLIQAKRMGIKAARLAQDAVYHPQLIEIAKDAAEDVYLTFGYIDNEAPAYKEFYAKYQPKHGEPGAYSGYAYDSAMAYFKALKAAGSTDPEKVKAELMKLDYDGATKHIKFKPNGDSGSNYIIRKVDGGKFINYWNPATGKLY; encoded by the coding sequence TGACAGCTATGCTTGTGGCAGCTATTCTTATGCTGAGCGCAGGCATGGTGTTCGCTAAAACCCTCAAAGTCGGTACCATGGGACCGTTGACCGGACCCTACGCCGCTGACGGCAATGACATCAAAAACGGCGTACTCACCGCAGTGGAAGTTGTTAAAGCGAACGGCGGAATCCCCGGTTTTGATGAAATCGAGGTCCTGCCGCAGGATACCGCATGCGAACCCCGTCAGGCTGTTGCTACCGCAAACAAACTGATCAACGAAGAAGCAAACGCTGTTGTCGGCTCCTACTGCTCCAGCGCAACTTTGCCCGCATCTGAAGTTCTTGATGAAGAATCCATCATCATGATCACCCCGGCCTCCACCAACGAAAAAGTTACCTCCCGCGGTCTGCCCTACATGTTCCGCATGTGCGGTCGTGATGACGATCAGGGGGCTATCGCATTGAAATTTATGCAGGATAAACTTGGTGCCAAGTCCGTATACATCGTTGACGATAAGACCGCATATTCTCAGGGGCTTGCCGACGGCGTTGAAAAGATGTGCAAGGCAGCTGGAATCAAGGTTCTCGGTCACGAGCACGTCAACCAGGGCGATAAAGACTTTTCCGCCATTCTGACCAAAGTCAAGAATACCAACCCTGATGTGTTCTACATGTCCATGCAGAACTCCGCCACCGGCGCGCTGATGCTTATTCAGGCCAAGCGTATGGGAATCAAGGCTGCCCGTCTGGCACAGGACGCAGTTTACCATCCCCAGCTTATTGAAATCGCAAAAGACGCTGCTGAAGATGTTTACCTGACCTTCGGTTACATTGATAACGAAGCTCCCGCATACAAAGAATTCTACGCCAAGTACCAGCCCAAGCACGGTGAGCCCGGCGCATACTCCGGTTATGCTTACGACTCCGCCATGGCCTATTTCAAGGCCCTCAAGGCTGCCGGTTCCACTGATCCTGAAAAGGTCAAAGCGGAACTCATGAAGCTGGACTACGATGGTGCCACCAAGCACATCAAGTTCAAGCCCAACGGAGACTCCGGCTCCAACTATATTATCCGTAAGGTTGATGGCGGCAAGTTCATCAACTACTGGAACCCTGCAACCGGCAAGCTTTACTAG
- a CDS encoding branched-chain amino acid ABC transporter permease encodes MEYFFQQLINGITLGSVYALIALGYTMVYGIIQLINFAHGEFFAAGGYVGVIFMSYLLSQGAPAWVCLSGSLILAMAYCAMLAMAVEKVAYKPLRNSSRLSVLLSALGMSIFLQNGLMLTQGVYDRAYPTELTQGGFEFGTVMLSYMQLFIVSLTAFLLVALNFLVFKTRIGKAMRSTAQDKIMSALVGINSNRIISLTFAIGAGLAAAAGIMVGLYYGSVRYDMGFVPGIKAFAAAVLGGIGNITGAMIGGFIIGMVEIFAAGYISGEYKDVFAFLILIGVLYFRPSGIMGENVDDTRV; translated from the coding sequence ATGGAATATTTTTTTCAACAACTCATCAACGGTATCACCCTCGGCAGTGTCTACGCACTGATCGCGCTGGGTTATACCATGGTGTACGGCATCATCCAGCTTATCAACTTCGCCCACGGGGAGTTTTTTGCTGCTGGCGGCTATGTCGGTGTTATCTTCATGAGCTATCTGCTGTCGCAGGGTGCTCCGGCATGGGTCTGCCTGTCCGGTTCACTTATTCTGGCTATGGCCTACTGCGCTATGCTGGCCATGGCCGTGGAGAAAGTGGCTTATAAGCCCCTGCGTAACTCCTCGAGACTGTCTGTGTTGCTTTCCGCGCTCGGTATGTCCATCTTTCTGCAGAACGGACTCATGCTCACTCAGGGCGTTTATGACCGCGCCTACCCCACAGAACTGACTCAGGGCGGCTTTGAGTTCGGAACAGTAATGCTTTCCTACATGCAGCTGTTCATCGTCAGCCTGACCGCTTTTCTGCTGGTGGCCCTCAATTTTCTGGTTTTCAAGACCCGCATCGGTAAGGCCATGCGTTCCACTGCTCAGGACAAGATTATGTCCGCGCTGGTGGGTATCAATTCCAACCGTATCATCAGCCTGACCTTTGCCATCGGTGCCGGACTGGCTGCTGCGGCGGGTATCATGGTTGGCCTTTATTACGGATCCGTGCGTTACGATATGGGTTTTGTGCCGGGCATCAAGGCTTTTGCCGCCGCTGTACTGGGCGGAATCGGCAATATTACCGGGGCAATGATCGGCGGATTCATCATCGGCATGGTCGAAATTTTTGCCGCAGGTTATATTTCCGGTGAATATAAGGATGTCTTCGCATTCCTGATCCTTATCGGGGTGCTTTATTTCAGACCTTCAGGAATCATGGGAGAGAACGTTGACGATACCAGAGTTTAA
- a CDS encoding branched-chain amino acid ABC transporter permease, whose translation MIWLFVLLWPLLGIKPEGLEVATTFSVWWKIAAGCSFLLVLRQLNSIGAFNFFTKPMGAAAGGVQKAASSVPFALWAFAILAFACAYPHLFGRYAQDVAINCMIYICLGLGLNIVVGLAGMLDLGYIAFYGLGAYTYALLSVSYKLAFWICLPISAAVAGLGACIIGYCSMRMRGDYLAIVTLGFAEIVRMVFNNWMSLTNGPNGITGIKAPGIYWPDFANGFTLEHLWLKKLSLIYYVILALVVFTIIAVYRLNHSRIGRAWEAIREDETAAEVMGIPTFYMKLLAYCSGACFGGMAGAFYAARMRFVSPESFTFLESAMVLSMVVLGGMGSIPGVILGALALIALPEIFRDFELYRMLVFGGVMTLMMLFRPQGLLPPKRTMKAEKD comes from the coding sequence ATGATCTGGCTGTTCGTCCTGCTCTGGCCCCTGCTCGGGATCAAGCCTGAAGGATTGGAAGTGGCAACCACCTTTTCGGTCTGGTGGAAGATTGCAGCGGGCTGCTCTTTTCTTCTTGTCCTAAGACAGCTGAACAGCATTGGTGCTTTTAACTTTTTCACTAAACCGATGGGGGCCGCAGCCGGAGGGGTGCAGAAGGCAGCATCAAGCGTTCCTTTTGCTCTCTGGGCTTTTGCCATACTTGCTTTTGCCTGTGCTTATCCGCATCTTTTCGGTCGCTATGCGCAGGACGTGGCCATCAACTGCATGATTTACATCTGCCTCGGCCTCGGTTTGAATATTGTTGTCGGCCTCGCAGGCATGCTCGATCTCGGCTACATCGCTTTTTACGGTCTGGGCGCATACACCTATGCCTTGCTTTCGGTTTCCTACAAGCTTGCTTTCTGGATCTGCCTGCCCATCAGTGCGGCAGTGGCCGGACTGGGAGCCTGCATCATCGGTTACTGCTCCATGCGTATGCGCGGTGACTATCTGGCTATTGTAACGCTGGGCTTTGCGGAAATCGTGCGTATGGTCTTCAATAACTGGATGAGCCTGACCAACGGTCCCAACGGGATCACCGGGATTAAGGCTCCGGGAATTTACTGGCCTGATTTTGCCAATGGATTCACCCTTGAGCACCTCTGGTTGAAAAAGCTTTCCCTGATCTACTACGTGATTCTCGCCTTGGTGGTCTTCACCATCATCGCGGTCTACCGTTTGAACCATTCCCGTATCGGGCGCGCATGGGAAGCCATTCGTGAGGACGAAACTGCCGCCGAGGTTATGGGAATCCCGACTTTTTATATGAAGCTGCTGGCTTATTGTTCCGGTGCCTGCTTCGGCGGTATGGCCGGTGCTTTCTATGCGGCCCGCATGCGTTTTGTCAGCCCGGAATCATTCACCTTCCTTGAATCGGCAATGGTTCTTTCCATGGTTGTTCTCGGCGGTATGGGCTCAATTCCCGGGGTTATCCTCGGCGCATTGGCCCTTATTGCCCTGCCGGAGATTTTCAGGGATTTTGAACTCTACCGCATGCTGGTTTTCGGTGGCGTAATGACCCTGATGATGCTCTTCAGGCCGCAGGGGCTGCTGCCTCCCAAACGCACTATGAAGGCGGAAAAGGATTAA
- a CDS encoding ABC transporter ATP-binding protein, whose product MSEPILELRDIHAGYGSIKALKGISIKVMEGEIVSIIGANGAGKSTTLMTICNIVQATAGEIYYKGECINKVASDRLPAMGLCQVPEGRRIFPRLTIEENLDMGAFFRSDTEIADDMERVFAMFPILRERRRQAGGTLSGGEQQMLAIGRALMSRPKVLLLDEPSLGLAPLIVKQIFDIINEINKLGTTIILVEQNAKVALSMAHRGYVLETGNVVMEDEASKLLNNPDIQKAYLGE is encoded by the coding sequence ATGTCAGAACCTATTTTAGAACTTCGTGATATCCATGCAGGATATGGCAGCATCAAGGCCCTTAAAGGAATCAGTATCAAGGTCATGGAAGGGGAGATTGTTTCCATCATCGGTGCCAACGGTGCCGGGAAATCCACAACCCTGATGACCATCTGCAACATCGTTCAGGCCACTGCCGGAGAGATTTATTACAAGGGCGAATGCATCAATAAAGTTGCATCCGACCGTCTGCCCGCCATGGGACTTTGTCAGGTTCCTGAGGGAAGGCGTATTTTTCCCCGGCTGACCATTGAGGAAAACCTCGACATGGGTGCCTTCTTTCGCAGTGATACCGAGATTGCTGACGACATGGAACGGGTCTTTGCCATGTTCCCAATCCTGCGTGAAAGACGCAGACAGGCCGGCGGAACCCTTTCCGGCGGAGAGCAGCAGATGCTGGCCATCGGACGTGCGCTCATGAGTCGTCCCAAGGTGCTCCTTTTGGATGAACCTTCTCTTGGTCTCGCCCCGCTTATCGTTAAGCAGATTTTTGATATTATCAATGAAATTAACAAGCTGGGCACGACGATTATTCTGGTTGAGCAGAATGCAAAAGTCGCTTTGAGCATGGCTCATCGCGGTTATGTTCTGGAAACCGGAAATGTAGTTATGGAAGATGAAGCTTCCAAGCTGCTTAACAACCCGGATATTCAGAAGGCTTATCTCGGCGAATAG
- a CDS encoding ABC transporter substrate-binding protein → MKSKVKTLLSIKSAIFIIIQLLFLLSSPVDGLAERRSVSLATGEWPPYVSEYLVDNGMAAELVAEVFKEVGIEVSNTFYPWTRALLSVEKGGCAGSYPWRKEVDREEFGLFSDELFSTEFMFFYYKNKFQDNESLNAEKVYPYIVGVPLGYAQLEDLKKRGYRCKVITNSANGILMLLKGHIDFLAEAEAVGDFLIRQLLMGREDEFGKINAGLSPKPMRLIISKHDPDAEMLLEKFNKGLKKIKASGKYSMIMEKHEAMY, encoded by the coding sequence ATGAAGAGCAAGGTAAAGACGTTGTTAAGTATTAAATCCGCCATATTTATAATAATTCAGCTTTTGTTTCTGTTGTCTTCTCCAGTGGATGGGTTGGCGGAAAGGAGAAGCGTTTCCCTCGCAACAGGAGAATGGCCACCGTATGTTTCTGAATACCTGGTTGATAACGGGATGGCGGCTGAACTGGTTGCCGAGGTGTTCAAAGAAGTCGGGATTGAGGTGAGCAATACATTTTATCCTTGGACCAGAGCTTTGCTTTCAGTGGAGAAGGGCGGGTGCGCTGGCAGCTACCCCTGGCGCAAAGAGGTGGACCGGGAAGAATTCGGATTGTTTTCTGATGAATTGTTTTCAACAGAATTTATGTTCTTTTATTATAAAAATAAATTCCAAGACAATGAATCGCTTAACGCCGAGAAAGTTTATCCTTACATAGTAGGAGTGCCTTTGGGCTACGCGCAGCTTGAGGATTTAAAAAAGCGCGGCTATCGTTGCAAAGTGATTACGAATAGTGCCAATGGGATTTTGATGCTTCTCAAAGGGCATATTGATTTTTTGGCTGAAGCCGAAGCTGTCGGAGACTTTTTGATTAGGCAATTGTTGATGGGCCGTGAAGATGAATTTGGTAAAATCAATGCCGGATTGTCCCCAAAACCGATGCGTCTGATTATTTCTAAACATGATCCTGATGCAGAGATGTTGCTGGAGAAGTTTAATAAAGGGCTGAAGAAGATTAAAGCCAGCGGCAAATATTCCATGATAATGGAAAAGCACGAAGCAATGTATTGA